Part of the Cohnella candidum genome, CGGTCCGTCCAAACGGATCGACGTCCTCGCCATCGCTCCCTGCACGGGGAACACGACCAGCAAGCTGGCTAACGCGATGACCGACAGCCCCGTCCTGATGGCGGCTAAGGCGCAGATGCGTAACGGCAGGCCGCTCGTGCTCGCAATCTCCACTAACGACGGTCTCGGTCTGAACGCGGCGAACATCGCCAAGCTTCTGGTGACCAAGAACGTGTACTTCGTCCCCTTTGGCCAAGACAATCCGCAGGGAAAGCCCAACTCTCTGGTCGCCCGCATGGATCTCGTCATGGAGACTTGCGAAGCCGCACTGCAAGGGAAACAGTTACAGCCCATGCTCATTGAGCGTTTCCAAAACGCTTAATATATTTTTTGCCGTACGCATAGGAGAGAGGGAGACCAAATGTCCGATCAAACGTTGTTTAACGTCGCCGTAGTGGGAGCTACGGGCGCCGTCGGGGAACAGATTCTTAGACTTCTCGCAGAACGCGATTTTCCGATCCAATCTTTGAAGCTTTTGTCGTCCGCCCGTTCCGCCGGCACCAAGATCCCCTTCAAGGGGCAGGAGCTGACGGTAGAGGAAGCGACTCCGGAAAGCTTCGAAGGCGTGGAAATCGCGCTGTTCAGCGCCGGCGGAGACGTTAGCCGCGCTTTGATTCCGCACGCCGTTCGGCACGGCGCGGTATGCATCGACAATACGAACGCTTACCGCATGGATCCGGAGACGCCTCTCGTCGTACCGGAAGTGAACATCGACAAGATCAGCGGACATAAAGGCATCATCGCCAACCCGAACTGCTCCACGATCCAAATGGTCGCGGCTCTTAAGCCGCTTTACGACCGTTTCGGCATTTCCCGCATCATCGTGTCCACGTATCAAGCCGTTTCCGGCGCCGGCGCCAAAGCGATCAACGAGATGCTCCGCCAAAGCCGCGAGGTGCTGAACGGCAACGAAGCCAACCCGGACATTCTGCCGGTCGGTTCGCTGCCGGTCAAACACCAGATCGCGTTTAACGTCATCCCGCAGATCGACAAGTTCCAGGACAACGGCTTTACGCTGGAAGAAATGAAGATGATCAAGGAAACGAAAAAAATCATGGGAGACGATTCGATCGAAGTGACGGCGACGTGCGTGCGCGTACCGGTCGTCTACGGGCATTCCGAATCCGTCTACGTGGAACTGAAGGAAGAATTCGATATCGGCGAAGTGAAAGCCCTGCTGGCGGACGCTCCGGGCGTCACCCTCGTGGACGATCCGGAAAACCAGCGCTATCCACTCGCCACCGACGCAGCCGGAAGGAACGACGTATTCGTCGGCCGCGTTCGCCGGGATCTCTCGAACCCGCGCGCGCTCAACCTGTGGATCGTATCCGACAACCTGCTTAAAGGCGCGGCCTGGAACGCGGTGCAAATCGCCGAATATATCGCCATTCCGCAAGCGTAAGAGCGGAGGAATTTCCATATGATCGTGACCGTCCAAAAATTCGGGGGAACGTCGGTGTCCGACGAGATCGGCCGGCGCCACGTCCTCCGTCATATTGTTCGGGAAAGAAACAACGATCGGGGGCTCGTCGTCGTCGTCTCCGCCATGGGACGGCGCGGCGAGCCTTATGCGACGGATACGCTTCTTGACCTTATCCGGCGCAACGGCAACGGACTGCAGGACCGCGAGAGGGATTTGCTTCTCTCTTGCGGCGAGATCATATCGGCTTCCGCGTTGACCAGCTTGCTGAACGCGGAAGGCATTCCCGCCACGATGTTGACCGGCGGGCAAGCCGGCATCATCACCGACGGCCGGTTCGGCTCGGCGCACATTCTGGATGTCAAACCGGCGGCGATCCGGTCTCACCTGGAGACCGGGAAAGTCGTCGTCGTGGCCGGCTTCCAGGGCCGGACGGAAGAAGGGGAAATCACGACCCTCGGGCGTGGAGGCAGCGATACGACGGCCACCGCTTTGGGGGCCGCGCTGCATGCGGAAGTCGTCGACATTTTCACCGACGTCGATGGAATCCTCACGGCCGACCCTCGCGTCGTGAAAGATGCGCGGCCGCTTCCGGTCGTCAGCTACGAAGAGATCAGCAACATGGCCCATAACGGAGCCAAGGTCATTCACCCGCGGGCGGTCGAAATCGCGATGAAGGCCGGCGTACCCATTCGCGTTCGGTCTACCTTCTCCGACGGTGAAGGTACGCTTGTGACGTATTCGGAAGCCGCGCGCAGCCGTCCGGGATGGACGGACCGCACCGTGACGGGGCTGGCGCACTTTCAAGGCGTAACCCAATTGAGCGTTACGTCCGACAATGCGCCTTACGACCTGCAGCTGCGGGTTTTCCGGGCGATGGCGGCGAACGGCATCAGCGTCGATTTGATCAACGTGATGCCGAGCGCCGTTCACTACACCGTGAAGGAAGCCGATACGGACGCGGCGATCCGGCTGCTCCGCGAGCTCGGCTTCGAACCCCGCGTTATTCCGGGCTGCGCCAAGCTCTCGGTCATCGGCGGAGGCATGAACGGTCAGCCCGGCGTCATGGCCAAAATCGTGGAAGCTTTAACGAACCGGCAGATTTCGATCCTGCAATCGGCGGATTCCAACACCACCATCTGGGTGCTGGTCTCCGAG contains:
- a CDS encoding dipicolinate synthase subunit B; the protein is MNWQGITVGYALSGSHCTLPEVMPHIQRFVDAGAEVIPIVSTSIMTTDTRFGTSEHWQTELRNITGNELISSIVDAEPLGPSKRIDVLAIAPCTGNTTSKLANAMTDSPVLMAAKAQMRNGRPLVLAISTNDGLGLNAANIAKLLVTKNVYFVPFGQDNPQGKPNSLVARMDLVMETCEAALQGKQLQPMLIERFQNA
- a CDS encoding aspartate-semialdehyde dehydrogenase; the encoded protein is MSDQTLFNVAVVGATGAVGEQILRLLAERDFPIQSLKLLSSARSAGTKIPFKGQELTVEEATPESFEGVEIALFSAGGDVSRALIPHAVRHGAVCIDNTNAYRMDPETPLVVPEVNIDKISGHKGIIANPNCSTIQMVAALKPLYDRFGISRIIVSTYQAVSGAGAKAINEMLRQSREVLNGNEANPDILPVGSLPVKHQIAFNVIPQIDKFQDNGFTLEEMKMIKETKKIMGDDSIEVTATCVRVPVVYGHSESVYVELKEEFDIGEVKALLADAPGVTLVDDPENQRYPLATDAAGRNDVFVGRVRRDLSNPRALNLWIVSDNLLKGAAWNAVQIAEYIAIPQA
- the dapG gene encoding aspartate kinase, with product MIVTVQKFGGTSVSDEIGRRHVLRHIVRERNNDRGLVVVVSAMGRRGEPYATDTLLDLIRRNGNGLQDRERDLLLSCGEIISASALTSLLNAEGIPATMLTGGQAGIITDGRFGSAHILDVKPAAIRSHLETGKVVVVAGFQGRTEEGEITTLGRGGSDTTATALGAALHAEVVDIFTDVDGILTADPRVVKDARPLPVVSYEEISNMAHNGAKVIHPRAVEIAMKAGVPIRVRSTFSDGEGTLVTYSEAARSRPGWTDRTVTGLAHFQGVTQLSVTSDNAPYDLQLRVFRAMAANGISVDLINVMPSAVHYTVKEADTDAAIRLLRELGFEPRVIPGCAKLSVIGGGMNGQPGVMAKIVEALTNRQISILQSADSNTTIWVLVSETEMAAALEALHAAFELHIA